One window of Arcobacter sp. LA11 genomic DNA carries:
- a CDS encoding type VI secretion system Vgr family protein, protein MSEELIKKLDKRNIEESIDELSNALNLKELRREINQDITARLKLLNYKPNEILGLGILDGSFSVYKLSGQSSVNTPYKFTITFVSDDFINIEDIVDTDIELVLQDQINPVVKKSIFGKIFKASEDSIVSRKHLYQIEVVSPIHYLGLNNRYEIYHDKKTSDIITEIIGRYNQLLNLKIDVKLDLITAPVREYTTQYNQSDLDFILMLCEEEGYSLIIDYSSNNPYTLTLCELNEHVTVHTYSSTCNFNHSKKFASSHHIEDYYDKDKPSLEYKTQSGSNITSSVLDNQSTSQLRSDIKRYNLRDKLNLLDESYYKDLNRYTKIDSQKEYVTSNIIEGTSEELNIQDCLCIELEDERANKKIDTIILEVKYEGFFPNALDEYKQSINDQEKHKLQYEVEFTAIPKDITYKPPVTTKKPRINSVLTARVSNGNPNTKDYDNTIDVDDQGRIRVLFHFEENQTTSCYLRLSNLHSGNGYGTQFLPRVNQEVIVSFINGDPDCPIIIGTLHNNENKNPYNLPKEKTKSFIKTNSMPQYEDKVGYNELAFEDKRGDELLSLRAQKDLSFHALNDKYSHIENNSKTIIDNDKEETVANDSVLTIGNDLNENIKFNHISTVEKEK, encoded by the coding sequence TTGTCAGAAGAACTAATAAAAAAGCTAGATAAAAGAAATATCGAAGAAAGTATAGATGAGCTATCAAACGCCTTAAACTTAAAAGAGTTAAGACGTGAAATAAATCAAGACATAACAGCAAGACTAAAACTACTAAACTATAAACCAAATGAAATACTAGGACTAGGAATATTAGATGGTTCTTTTAGTGTTTATAAACTATCTGGACAAAGTAGTGTAAATACCCCATATAAATTCACAATAACCTTCGTAAGTGATGACTTTATAAATATAGAAGATATTGTTGATACAGATATAGAATTAGTACTTCAAGACCAAATAAACCCAGTAGTAAAAAAATCAATCTTCGGTAAAATCTTTAAAGCAAGTGAAGACAGTATAGTTTCAAGAAAACACCTATACCAAATAGAAGTAGTATCTCCCATCCATTACCTTGGATTAAATAATAGATATGAAATATACCATGATAAAAAAACAAGTGATATAATAACAGAAATAATAGGAAGATATAACCAACTACTAAACCTAAAAATAGATGTAAAACTAGATTTAATAACAGCCCCAGTAAGAGAATATACAACCCAATATAATCAAAGTGATTTAGACTTTATACTTATGCTTTGTGAAGAAGAAGGATACTCCTTAATTATTGATTACTCTTCAAATAATCCATATACCCTAACACTATGTGAATTAAATGAACACGTAACAGTACATACATACTCTTCAACTTGTAACTTTAACCATAGTAAAAAGTTTGCCTCATCTCATCATATAGAAGACTACTATGATAAAGATAAACCAAGCTTAGAATATAAAACACAAAGTGGCTCAAATATAACAAGCTCTGTACTAGATAACCAAAGTACCTCACAACTAAGATCTGATATAAAAAGATATAATCTAAGAGATAAACTAAACCTACTAGATGAATCATACTATAAAGACTTAAATAGATATACAAAAATAGACTCTCAAAAAGAGTATGTAACATCAAATATAATAGAAGGAACATCTGAAGAACTAAATATACAAGATTGCCTATGTATAGAATTAGAAGATGAAAGAGCAAATAAAAAAATAGATACCATCATACTAGAAGTAAAATATGAAGGCTTCTTTCCAAATGCCCTAGATGAATATAAACAAAGTATAAATGATCAAGAAAAACATAAACTACAATATGAAGTAGAATTTACAGCCATACCAAAAGATATAACATATAAACCACCAGTTACTACTAAAAAACCAAGAATAAACTCAGTTCTAACTGCAAGAGTATCAAATGGAAATCCTAATACAAAAGATTATGATAATACAATAGATGTAGATGACCAAGGAAGAATAAGAGTACTGTTCCACTTTGAAGAGAACCAAACAACATCTTGTTATCTAAGACTATCAAACCTACACTCAGGAAATGGATATGGAACACAATTCTTACCAAGAGTAAATCAAGAAGTAATAGTATCTTTTATAAATGGTGATCCTGATTGTCCAATTATAATAGGAACACTTCATAATAATGAAAATAAAAATCCATATAACCTGCCAAAAGAGAAAACAAAATCTTTTATAAAAACAAACTCCATGCCACAATATGAAGATAAAGTAGGATATAACGAACTAGCCTTTGAAGATAAAAGAGGAGATGAACTACTATCTTTAAGAGCACAAAAAGACCTTTCATTTCATGCCTTAAATGATAAGTATAGTCATATAGAGAATAATTCTAAGACTATAATAGATAATGACAAAGAAGAGACTGTAGCAAATGATTCTGTTTTAACTATAGGGAATGATTTAAATGAGAATATTAAGTTTAATCATATTTCTACTGTTGAGAAGGAGAAAAT
- a CDS encoding Hcp family type VI secretion system effector — protein MNNPIFISIKGSTQGLITEGTFTPESVGNSYQKGHENEALIKGFSHNINIPRDPQSGQPSGQRVHEPLVISKIFDKCSPLLYNALTKGETLTEVELKWYRTSYAGKPEHYFSIVLEDAVIVDIDAFMDNEEGIAKSQVAPLEKVSFAYRKITWRHEAASTSGEDDWRMGVGLNA, from the coding sequence ATGAACAACCCAATATTTATTTCAATCAAAGGTAGTACACAAGGTTTAATTACTGAAGGTACATTTACTCCAGAATCTGTTGGAAACTCTTACCAAAAAGGTCATGAGAATGAAGCATTAATTAAAGGTTTCTCTCATAATATTAATATTCCAAGAGATCCACAATCAGGTCAACCATCAGGACAAAGAGTTCATGAGCCACTAGTTATTTCAAAAATTTTTGATAAATGTTCACCTCTTCTTTATAATGCATTAACTAAAGGTGAAACTTTAACAGAAGTAGAATTAAAATGGTACAGAACTAGTTATGCTGGTAAACCTGAGCATTACTTTTCTATTGTATTAGAAGATGCAGTAATCGTTGATATTGATGCTTTCATGGATAATGAAGAAGGTATTGCAAAAAGTCAAGTTGCTCCATTAGAAAAAGTATCTTTTGCTTATAGAAAAATTACTTGGAGACATGAAGCTGCAAGTACATCTGGTGAAGATGATTGGAGAATGGGTGTAGGATTAAACGCTTAG
- a CDS encoding serine/threonine-protein kinase: MKEKNIITEISKKSFKKKLKKIKSNISLLNNRYYLGDEIGKGGLSTVYSATDIYCDYFNEPSNIVIKIPSNKLQKNKDIAAFVYSEYSFLKRLNHDNIVKALDFGIDEESNIPYVVLEYLKGSILSEVPIISMNKDFKNQLFKTLLNTIHHIHSQNIVHADINPSNIMINKEFISLFDFGISQDTNKNKEITLEYSKVKAYNPKYSAPEILQGEKPNKQSDIFSLACVMYEIYNCKSLFNKNSLDEIKNNKYAYDLSNIPFVFRRWFKNSLDINPHKRVLPQRFLNFFK, translated from the coding sequence ATGAAAGAAAAAAATATCATAACTGAAATTTCAAAAAAAAGTTTTAAGAAAAAACTTAAAAAAATAAAATCCAACATTTCACTACTAAATAACAGGTATTATTTAGGTGATGAAATAGGGAAGGGTGGATTAAGTACCGTTTATAGTGCTACAGATATCTATTGTGATTATTTCAATGAACCATCTAATATAGTTATTAAAATACCTTCTAATAAATTACAAAAAAATAAAGATATTGCAGCATTTGTATATTCAGAATACTCTTTTCTAAAAAGATTAAATCATGATAATATTGTAAAAGCATTAGATTTTGGAATAGATGAAGAATCAAATATTCCATATGTAGTATTAGAATATCTAAAAGGTAGTATCTTATCAGAAGTCCCTATAATTAGCATGAATAAGGATTTTAAAAATCAACTTTTTAAAACTCTTTTAAATACAATCCATCATATTCACTCACAAAATATAGTACATGCAGATATAAACCCTTCAAATATAATGATAAATAAAGAGTTCATATCTTTATTTGATTTTGGAATTTCTCAAGATACAAATAAAAATAAAGAAATCACTCTTGAATATAGTAAAGTAAAAGCTTATAATCCAAAATATTCTGCACCAGAAATTCTCCAAGGAGAAAAACCAAATAAACAATCAGATATATTTTCCCTTGCTTGTGTAATGTATGAAATCTATAATTGTAAGTCTTTATTTAATAAAAATTCTTTAGATGAAATCAAAAATAATAAATATGCATATGATTTATCTAATATTCCATTTGTTTTCAGAAGATGGTTTAAAAATTCTTTAGATATAAATCCCCATAAAAGGGTGCTTCCACAAAGGTTTTTAAATTTTTTTAAATAA
- a CDS encoding PP2C family serine/threonine-protein phosphatase — protein sequence MIYKSFTFTHPGHIRKVNEDSFYASDERGLWIVCDGMGGHAEGNFASHLVTDIFEEMQMSGDFENKIFIMNKQIEKIHAILKNKVEKLGENITIGTTIILLFIEGEKGVCIHSGDSRCYNLRDNILSTVTKDHSVEINDLYGYRKVLTSAISAPGNLFVETTRFIAKKNDAFLLCSDGLYDNVSSKIIKSALEDETLEKGMERLRLSVLSTKADDNITAILVGNK from the coding sequence ATGATATATAAAAGTTTTACATTTACTCATCCAGGTCATATCAGAAAAGTAAATGAGGACTCATTTTACGCAAGTGACGAAAGAGGTTTATGGATTGTATGTGATGGAATGGGTGGACATGCAGAAGGAAACTTTGCAAGTCATCTAGTTACTGATATTTTTGAAGAAATGCAAATGAGTGGTGACTTTGAAAATAAAATATTTATAATGAATAAACAAATAGAAAAAATTCATGCCATATTAAAAAACAAAGTTGAAAAACTAGGAGAAAATATAACAATAGGAACTACTATAATTCTACTTTTTATAGAAGGAGAAAAGGGTGTATGTATACACTCTGGAGATAGTAGATGTTATAATTTAAGAGATAATATTTTAAGTACAGTAACTAAAGACCATTCAGTTGAAATTAATGACTTATATGGATATCGTAAAGTTTTAACTTCTGCCATATCTGCTCCTGGAAACTTATTTGTAGAAACAACTAGATTTATTGCAAAGAAAAATGATGCATTCTTATTGTGTAGTGATGGATTGTACGATAATGTTTCAAGTAAAATAATAAAATCCGCTCTTGAAGATGAAACTTTAGAAAAAGGTATGGAAAGATTAAGGCTAAGTGTCCTTTCTACAAAAGCTGATGATAATATAACTGCAATTTTAGTTGGTAATAAATGA
- the tssM gene encoding type VI secretion system membrane subunit TssM: MKKPIFKSLNFWLLSIALILSLLVIFVTPFFFKSFEELNFRLLISFSIFFGTVIIILLVLLFKKEETQDILKEKKEQRELQEEHKKVIAEKIKELKTKFSEAIKVIKKSSLYKSKRKAKYELPWYLVVGNNSEGKTTLLESSGLDFPLNVNYDNRVVVEEDSTKSFQWYFAEHSVFIDMPGNYIELKQNPEDPVIWKSFLNLFTKKRWRRPINGIILTISVDTLVDKTEKELEQYGKDLRDRFDELSKSFMSSIPIYLIITKSDKIEGFNEYFSNLTEEEKNEILGITFDHENTNIDTTIVKPQLEDLLKRLNSSVLDRMHYEWEEEYRTKIFMFCENFSELFEKTNLFVDICFAQTRYRKPLMLRGIYFTSVPCEDNHHALVPEDKLEVSRNTKGLFIKRLLNDIIFPEAEIIKMDDNYKKKIKRNQVISYSLSFLIVLFFSIFIVRDFIIHNDILNKLENSYQIYNNKKSKVLPEDDFSHILEVLNDLEKIKQYNAKNTTDDFWKLLFYKTEDRKTKIQEIYYDDLKTLLLPRVANHIEKKMRLNLNSFDKTWDNTKAYVMLENLKRRDSEYLSNYMAEDWAKIFPNTPVIQKGLNYHWKNILEYGFEPYELNKSTLKIARNRLTKLGSEALTYRGLKNKAEQMNLKDFSFSHVLGSNISSFKGNDYVIPGFFTKTGYSIMIKDGRNLTKEILLNNWVIGKRTDLSVVEINNNYKKVLSFYFADYKKYWNTALTKLRIPSQNRISSLTNQLSILSSADSPIISVLRALKEHTNLYSPAEQFKMKSKKDSKITNAVVATVAPGQIGRAVAKKALSSVDKTVDNTSIKNLRNFFKEYNSLLDENEQPSNILKNAVNKLNKTYQTMTSINGAVTPKYDSFKIVTDRISGKTRPMVVPLNSLPIHVKKWYRQILITNWRLILKYAKSYVNIKYKEDVLSFYNERIKNKYPIANKEANNYIKLEDFSDFFKKDGILDTFHKNYISNFVRIQANANAYNLKNIDGNMMNIQKSYMQAILNAHKLKKVFFKNNGSLGFVASIKPHVLGSNLATMELSYDDDNILYEHGPIKSKKIIWPAQSLNTVVKFNLYDLTNNPVVENYLDNEWALFKLLDKFNKQSSSADSVILKYDQDEYSGSFYLKGSITRILKKYNALSNFYLSENL, translated from the coding sequence ATGAAAAAACCAATATTTAAATCATTAAATTTCTGGCTTTTAAGTATTGCTCTTATTTTATCTCTATTAGTAATTTTTGTAACGCCATTCTTTTTTAAATCATTTGAAGAACTAAACTTTAGACTTCTCATTTCATTTAGTATATTTTTTGGTACAGTAATAATTATACTTCTTGTTTTACTTTTTAAAAAAGAAGAAACACAAGATATTTTAAAAGAAAAAAAAGAACAAAGAGAGTTACAAGAAGAACACAAAAAAGTAATAGCAGAGAAAATAAAAGAACTAAAAACAAAATTCTCAGAAGCAATAAAAGTTATAAAAAAATCATCTTTATACAAAAGTAAAAGAAAAGCTAAATACGAGTTACCATGGTATCTTGTAGTAGGGAATAACTCTGAAGGAAAAACAACTTTACTTGAGTCTTCAGGACTAGATTTCCCTCTAAATGTAAATTATGATAATAGAGTTGTAGTAGAAGAGGACAGTACTAAATCTTTCCAATGGTATTTTGCAGAACACTCAGTTTTTATAGATATGCCAGGTAATTATATTGAATTAAAACAAAACCCTGAAGATCCAGTTATTTGGAAATCTTTTTTAAATTTATTTACTAAAAAAAGATGGAGAAGACCTATAAATGGTATTATTCTTACAATAAGTGTGGATACGTTAGTTGATAAAACAGAAAAAGAGTTAGAACAATATGGAAAAGATTTAAGAGATAGATTTGATGAACTTTCTAAATCTTTTATGTCAAGTATCCCCATTTATTTAATCATTACAAAAAGTGATAAGATTGAAGGATTTAATGAATATTTCTCAAATTTAACAGAAGAAGAAAAAAATGAAATATTAGGTATTACCTTTGACCATGAAAATACAAATATCGACACAACTATTGTAAAACCACAACTAGAAGATTTATTAAAAAGATTAAATAGTTCAGTATTAGATAGAATGCATTATGAATGGGAAGAAGAGTATAGAACTAAAATATTTATGTTTTGTGAAAATTTTTCAGAATTATTTGAAAAAACCAATCTTTTTGTAGATATATGTTTTGCACAAACAAGATATAGAAAACCTTTAATGCTTAGAGGTATTTATTTCACTAGTGTACCTTGTGAAGATAACCACCATGCATTAGTTCCAGAAGATAAATTAGAAGTCTCAAGAAATACAAAAGGACTGTTTATAAAAAGACTTCTAAATGATATTATTTTCCCTGAAGCAGAAATTATAAAAATGGATGATAACTACAAGAAAAAGATAAAAAGAAACCAAGTTATATCATACTCTTTATCTTTTTTAATTGTATTATTCTTTAGTATCTTTATTGTAAGAGACTTTATTATTCATAATGATATATTAAACAAATTAGAAAATAGTTATCAAATTTACAATAATAAAAAGAGTAAAGTATTACCAGAAGATGACTTCTCACACATTCTTGAAGTATTGAATGATTTAGAAAAAATCAAACAATACAATGCAAAAAATACTACAGATGATTTTTGGAAACTTCTTTTCTATAAAACAGAAGATAGAAAAACAAAAATTCAAGAAATTTATTATGATGACTTAAAAACTTTATTATTACCTAGAGTTGCGAATCATATAGAAAAGAAAATGAGATTAAATTTAAATAGTTTTGATAAAACTTGGGATAATACAAAAGCATATGTAATGCTTGAAAATTTAAAAAGAAGAGATTCTGAATATCTGTCAAACTATATGGCTGAAGATTGGGCAAAAATTTTTCCTAATACTCCTGTTATTCAAAAAGGCCTAAACTATCATTGGAAAAATATATTAGAATATGGATTTGAACCATATGAATTAAACAAATCTACATTAAAAATTGCTAGAAATAGATTAACAAAACTTGGTAGTGAAGCATTAACTTATAGAGGCTTAAAAAATAAAGCTGAACAAATGAACTTAAAAGACTTTAGTTTTTCTCATGTTCTGGGTAGTAATATATCTTCATTTAAAGGCAATGATTATGTAATACCTGGATTCTTCACTAAAACTGGTTATTCAATAATGATTAAAGACGGTAGGAACCTAACAAAAGAAATACTTTTAAACAATTGGGTAATTGGGAAAAGAACCGACTTAAGTGTTGTTGAAATAAACAATAATTATAAAAAAGTATTAAGTTTCTATTTTGCAGATTATAAAAAATATTGGAATACTGCATTAACCAAATTAAGAATTCCTTCACAAAATAGAATCTCATCATTAACAAATCAACTATCAATATTGAGTTCAGCAGATTCTCCTATAATATCAGTTTTAAGAGCATTAAAAGAACATACAAACCTTTACTCTCCAGCAGAACAGTTTAAAATGAAATCAAAAAAAGATAGTAAAATTACAAATGCGGTTGTAGCAACTGTTGCACCAGGACAAATTGGTAGAGCTGTTGCTAAAAAAGCTTTAAGCTCTGTTGATAAAACAGTAGATAATACAAGTATTAAAAACCTTAGAAACTTTTTCAAAGAGTATAATAGTCTGTTAGATGAAAATGAACAACCATCAAATATTCTAAAAAATGCTGTTAATAAATTGAATAAAACATACCAAACAATGACTTCAATAAACGGTGCTGTTACTCCAAAATATGATTCATTTAAAATTGTTACTGATAGAATAAGTGGAAAAACAAGACCAATGGTTGTACCGTTAAATTCATTACCAATACATGTAAAAAAATGGTATAGACAAATATTAATAACAAACTGGAGATTAATATTAAAATATGCTAAATCATATGTAAATATTAAATATAAAGAAGATGTTTTATCTTTTTATAATGAAAGAATTAAAAACAAATATCCAATTGCAAACAAAGAAGCTAACAATTATATAAAACTTGAAGACTTTAGTGACTTCTTTAAAAAAGATGGAATACTTGATACCTTTCATAAAAATTATATCTCAAATTTTGTAAGAATACAGGCAAATGCAAATGCCTATAACTTAAAAAATATAGATGGAAATATGATGAATATTCAAAAAAGTTATATGCAAGCTATACTAAATGCCCATAAATTAAAAAAAGTTTTCTTCAAAAATAATGGTTCATTAGGTTTTGTTGCCTCAATTAAACCACATGTACTTGGAAGTAATCTAGCAACAATGGAACTATCTTATGATGATGATAATATCCTATATGAGCATGGACCAATAAAAAGTAAAAAAATCATTTGGCCTGCACAAAGTTTAAACACAGTTGTTAAGTTTAATTTATATGATTTAACAAATAATCCTGTTGTTGAAAACTATCTAGACAATGAATGGGCATTATTTAAGCTACTTGATAAATTTAATAAACAATCGTCAAGTGCAGATTCAGTAATTCTAAAATATGACCAAGATGAATATAGCGGTTCATTTTATTTAAAAGGTTCTATTACTAGGATATTAAAAAAATATAATGCGCTATCAAATTTCTATTTAAGTGAGAATTTATAA
- the icmH gene encoding type IVB secretion system protein IcmH/DotU: protein MNNKTILISHNQSNDSLTNFNHQQKSTIEDYKKQKSVFKRRPIKKASEYEISFNPFITAASPLLRAVIQFQKSLDKDNMYEAREELVAKINLYNETASKYGIEENEILVTRYVLCTFTDELLNSTHLGKDNNWSNNSLLSIFHNETYGGENFFHLLDKFLKVPAKYIHILELMYICMALGFEGKYRVIDRGQIELNNIKDGLFRQIKIVQGRDPLTFYTTQEPSKDKYRLFNKISYPMLILSIFTLLLIVYSSLTFSLHQQDEEFINLLSKDYKAFQISDLEESN, encoded by the coding sequence ATGAATAACAAAACTATTTTAATATCACATAATCAAAGTAATGATTCATTAACAAATTTTAATCATCAGCAAAAAAGTACTATTGAAGATTATAAAAAACAAAAAAGTGTATTCAAAAGAAGACCTATTAAAAAAGCGAGCGAATATGAAATTAGTTTCAACCCTTTCATAACTGCTGCTTCTCCACTTTTAAGAGCTGTGATTCAATTTCAAAAAAGTTTAGACAAAGATAATATGTATGAAGCAAGAGAAGAATTAGTAGCAAAAATAAATCTATATAATGAAACTGCTAGTAAATATGGTATTGAGGAAAATGAAATATTAGTTACTAGATATGTTTTATGTACTTTTACAGATGAATTACTTAACTCCACTCATTTAGGTAAAGATAACAACTGGTCAAATAACAGCTTACTTAGTATTTTTCATAATGAAACATATGGAGGAGAAAATTTTTTCCATCTGCTTGATAAATTTTTAAAAGTACCTGCTAAATATATACACATACTTGAACTTATGTATATTTGTATGGCATTGGGATTTGAAGGGAAATACAGAGTTATAGACAGAGGACAAATAGAGCTTAATAATATAAAAGACGGTCTATTTAGACAAATCAAAATTGTGCAAGGACGAGATCCTTTGACATTTTATACAACACAAGAACCATCAAAAGACAAATATAGACTATTTAATAAAATATCTTATCCAATGTTAATACTTAGTATTTTCACTTTGTTACTTATAGTTTATTCTAGTTTAACTTTTAGCTTACATCAACAAGATGAAGAATTTATAAACTTATTAAGTAAAGACTATAAAGCCTTTCAAATAAGTGATTTAGAGGAGAGTAACTAA
- the tssK gene encoding type VI secretion system baseplate subunit TssK, producing the protein MENKVIWREGLFIRPQHFQQNDRYYNYELMTRTYQSRQNNWGFFEFKVNEHLLSTSKIIIESASGIMPDGTLFNINSKDSYTLSLDINTSDMNKYVYLSLPINIKNSDEVHFEEHKNLLTRYKSKTIPNIPNTNTGEVSNSDLSVAQHNFKLQLEDQLSDSYINIQIAKIGNVSNSGIVSLDETFVPSYMHLNSSKYLLSKINELTSMLSYRAEKLAQKVSDSVLQASELGDYLMLQVLNKYNSSFHFLLTQDKIHPDELFRELTILAGELAIFMKKEKRLLKQFNYDHFNQTTSFEDILEELKSMLTMVLEQNSISLPVEERKYGIYIVPLKDKELIENSSFIFSVNADLSAEKIKEILVTSLKIGTIETIKNLVNYHLVGFKIKPLSNPPKEIPYRINHLYFKLELSGKNKKELLKSAGFAFHLSSKLPNVNYALWAIKNN; encoded by the coding sequence ATGGAAAATAAAGTAATTTGGAGAGAAGGTCTTTTTATAAGACCACAACACTTTCAACAAAATGATCGTTATTATAACTATGAATTAATGACAAGAACATATCAATCAAGACAAAACAACTGGGGTTTTTTCGAGTTTAAAGTTAACGAACATCTATTAAGTACTAGTAAGATTATTATTGAAAGTGCCTCAGGGATTATGCCAGACGGAACATTATTTAATATTAACTCAAAAGACTCATATACTTTATCTTTAGATATTAATACTTCAGATATGAATAAATATGTTTATTTATCTTTACCTATTAATATAAAAAATAGTGATGAAGTACATTTTGAAGAACATAAAAATTTACTTACTAGATATAAGTCTAAAACCATTCCAAATATTCCAAATACAAATACAGGAGAAGTAAGTAACAGTGATTTATCTGTAGCACAACATAATTTTAAATTACAACTAGAAGATCAATTAAGCGATAGTTATATAAATATACAAATTGCAAAAATTGGAAATGTTTCTAATAGTGGAATAGTCTCTTTAGATGAAACTTTTGTTCCCTCATATATGCATTTAAATTCATCTAAATATCTATTATCAAAAATAAACGAGTTGACAAGTATGTTATCTTATAGGGCGGAAAAGCTTGCTCAAAAAGTAAGTGATTCTGTTTTGCAAGCTTCTGAGCTGGGTGATTATCTTATGCTACAAGTATTAAATAAATACAATAGTAGTTTTCACTTTTTATTAACTCAAGACAAAATTCATCCAGATGAACTCTTTAGAGAACTTACAATCTTAGCTGGAGAACTAGCTATTTTTATGAAAAAAGAGAAAAGATTATTAAAACAATTCAATTATGATCATTTTAATCAAACAACAAGTTTTGAAGATATTTTAGAGGAACTTAAATCAATGCTTACTATGGTTCTTGAACAAAATAGCATTTCTCTTCCTGTTGAAGAGAGAAAATATGGTATCTATATTGTTCCTTTAAAAGATAAAGAACTTATTGAAAACTCTTCTTTTATTTTCTCTGTAAATGCAGACTTATCAGCAGAAAAGATAAAAGAGATTTTAGTTACAAGCCTTAAAATAGGTACTATTGAAACTATTAAAAACCTTGTAAACTATCATCTTGTTGGATTTAAAATTAAACCTTTATCAAATCCACCAAAAGAGATTCCATACAGAATCAATCATCTTTACTTTAAATTAGAACTAAGTGGAAAAAATAAAAAAGAGTTATTGAAATCTGCAGGATTTGCATTTCACTTATCATCTAAACTCCCTAATGTTAACTATGCATTATGGGCAATTAAAAATAATTGA
- the tssJ gene encoding type VI secretion system lipoprotein TssJ produces MKLLLKTLFTIILITFFISGCSNKPTHLELVIKSSKDLNPDLDDVSSPLMLTFYELESAEKFLKYDFWKLLDKSGKKLNSDLISQTKHIITPQQEQTYKIAFDKRAKFLGVIGKFRNIENKNSWRHVINLQQESFNEAELEIEKFSIKRAQ; encoded by the coding sequence ATGAAACTATTACTAAAAACGCTATTTACAATTATTCTTATAACTTTTTTTATAAGTGGTTGTTCTAATAAACCTACACACCTTGAATTAGTAATTAAATCATCAAAAGATTTAAACCCAGACTTAGATGATGTATCTTCACCTTTGATGTTAACTTTCTATGAATTAGAATCAGCAGAAAAATTTTTAAAATATGATTTCTGGAAACTTCTAGATAAATCTGGTAAAAAATTAAATTCTGATTTAATTTCTCAAACAAAACATATTATTACTCCACAACAGGAGCAAACATATAAAATTGCCTTTGACAAAAGAGCTAAATTTTTAGGTGTAATTGGCAAATTTAGAAATATTGAAAACAAAAATTCTTGGAGACATGTAATTAACTTACAACAAGAAAGTTTCAATGAAGCAGAGTTAGAAATTGAAAAATTTAGCATAAAAAGAGCTCAATAA